aaaaatataacctgtcctattatttctgCGGAACacgttttgcagacccattcaaatcaattattcctatcatttgcatagaAAACCTGTCTTagccttttttttacattcctttatgtcgggtggtcctccaaaaataaacaaatactcactgaaacaaaaacggacacggatcacggaacaacggaaccccaccGATAAAAAcaactgtgtgcatgaggcctaaagcgcaccattccctGTGGTGTACGGAGTACGGACATGacattttatgaatggggcagcagcgctgtgagtacaggcaggagcgcatattgctgctctTGCCTGTGTTCTACAGAGGTTTACTAactcctagcatagcacatgggtaccctgtatccATGTACTATGtaaggattagctgagcggagtgggctactgcttctgcctgctccactAAACTAAGGgtcctgcatgtcagctcttagcttaCCGAATCAGGCAGAATTTGCTAAGCTAAACCTGGTACgctgtacccatgtgctatgccaggagttagcaAACCTCTGTTGGGCACAGGCAGAagcagcaatgtgcgctcctgcccatactcgctgctgctgccccattcataaaatgtCATGTCCGTACTCTGTACACCActgagctgtcagcggtgtacagagaagTGAATTTGAAGCGCACAGGGAATGGTGCGCTTTAAAGGGGGAAAACTGTAATAAAATACTAAAAGCCTTAAAGTACCGTATATTAGAAAAAGTTTTAATATGGCATAAGGAACATCTTAATAAAATTTTATTccaaagtttagttactctttaagcaaTGTTTAACTAGTGCCAGGGCTCCTTtttcaatgggaacaaaactgatcaAACCAGAACGGAGTGCACTAGAATGTATTCCGTCCCGGTTTGTTGCATTCTCATGCCGGACTCAAAACCGCTACAAGCAGCGCttttgtgtgcggcatgggaGACTGAATAtgccaatgtaagtcaatggtgccagatccgtttttttcagaGATTAAAAAATCTGATatggcacccattgacttacaatggttttagttgTAGATAGTTTAGATATTGGATTAGATATGCCGGATATCGAAACTGGACAGCAAAAAAATCATATacaaaagtagccttattttcaGGTATTAGTTACTTACAATCAACCTAATGGTGGCAGCTGCTTTCCCTGCTAGTTTTTAGTTGACACTTATGACACATATAATTTCCTTAAATAACATAAAAGTAAGTAACAAAACATGCAATTATTTGAAATGCAAAAGCAAATGCCTTTACCATATAACTTACATGAGGAGCAGGGTGTATAAATAAATACAGTACATGTCCATAGACCATATATAATATTTAGGAACATGAAGCCAATATGATACTATATATTGTAATTTGGTGTATATGTTAAAAATAGCTTTCTTTGTATTTTCCTCTAAAGGTAATAGCGCAACAAACTCCTCTGCAGACAACTTTGAGGATACTGTGTCCTTTCTGCCACCAATTGTGCTGAACTTTGAACTTCCTCCAGGTTACCCATCCACTACACCCCCAAATTTCACACTAAGCTGCAAATGGCTTTCACCGGCACAGGTTAGTTTTCATTTGATATACTGACTGGATTCCTTACACAAGCTCTTTATAGATAAGTTAGGTTTGTTCATTGTCTCACAGGCTCATCCATCTGAGAGTACAGTATGTTCACATggctaaaatctgccaaaaactgGTGGTTTTGCTGCTAAATCCACATTCAAAACTCATCAACTCAAAACTCCACCTTCTTGGAAACAGATTTGACTGTGGGTTTcatggaagtcaatagggaagCAGAGAAACCTCAACTGAATGAATAATATTGTGACACTGAAAAGTGGATAATcagaggaaaacaaaaaaaaaatgggaaaagtagacctttgttttatggggttctccgggaattaggaaaatgaaaatactttattataaatacattcccaaataccttttatttgataggctcgttttgtctggggaacagtcattaggagaaataaaatggctgccgtcctattactacatacaaaacctgtcctaatcactatGACATTCTTTTTGATTTGCACAATACAATATTTTACAAACTAATCACACATgagaacaagttacttcacaacactgaggtaaagagctgcctcatccttctctctgctctacttgtcagagattatgatcctgaatacagatgataagattttcagctgaatctctgtagaaatggagctACAGAGCTATGCTTATTTTTGTCATGTGGAATAGTGGTGACCTTTCTTTGTAAATAAGTCACGAAGGGTGTGACTTGCCAGGTACACCTACTGGAAAAAGTGCCAGTGGTGATGCGAGGCTTGATAAATATGGTGCTCAGTGTGAGGACTATTCTTTTCAATGCCTCATTATACCAAGTTGAAAATTTGGAATACATAAGCGTATATACCAAAGCATACTTACCGTAACAGTATACTTGCacgaatacatttttttaaatcagaattttaattttttatgatttCAGCTGACTCTGTTATGCCAGCATTTAGATGACCTCTGGGAGGAGAACTGGGGATGTGTTGTCTTGTTTGCATGGATTCAGTTTCTGAAGGAGGAGACACTCGATTACTTGAATATAAAATCTCCATATGAGATTGATTTGTGTAGTGATGGTCTACAGAGTTGTATTCAATCTGAAAAGACCTGCGCTGATGGGGTCTTACTGGACAAGCGGGCCATACAAGACGTGCAGTCAGTGCCTGCCCTGGTGAAATACATCTTGGACTTcaatgaagctcaacagaagaaggCTTTTGATAGCAAACCATACTTGTGCAATATCTGTTTTATGGAGAAATTGGGCAGTGAGTGCACCCACTTTAAGGATTGCCAGCATGTGTACTGTAACTGTTGTCTCAAGGACTACTTTGAAATCCAGATTAAGGACGGCCAAGTCCATGCATTAAACTGCCCTGAACTAAAGTGCACATCTGTTGCAACACCTGCTCAGGTAAGTGAAAACTTAATGGAGATTATGAGGAAAGGATTTGCCTTTTAAGTTTTCCATGCATATacatgctcattctgggctttgacgttaaggagacggtcctatcagtgattgacagctataacTGTATGCAGAGTCATAGAGGtaagcctgtcaatcactgatagatctgcctccttgacttcaaatacCAGAATGAGCATGGTTATACATggaaaaattacaagttttactgaatcctttCCCACAAAACTTTATATCATATACTAGTATATATCATATACATCAACTATATATCTTcacctctataacatgctgcctgcagattaattAGTATTATCAGGGTGAAAGGTTTCCTttcatttaaggcctcatgcacacgaccgttgtgtgcatccgtggccgttgtgccattttccgttttttttcacggacccattgactttcaatgagtccgtggaaaaatcggaaaatgcaccgtttggtagccgcatccgtgatccgtgtttcctggccgtgaaaaaaatatgacctgtcctatttttttcacggccaacggttcacggacccattcaagtcaatgggtccgtgaaaaatcacggatgcacacaagattgtcatccgtgtccgtgatccgtgtccgtgtccgttttttcctatcattttaatggcaaacgagttagatttttttttcatttttcatgtccgtggatcctccaaaaaacaaggaagacccacggatgaaaaaacggtcacggatcacggacctacggaccccgtttttgcggaccttaaaaaaaacggtcgtgtgcatgaggcctaaggcttagTCATTTTGTTAGGCCTGGAGCATTTTAGCTTGATGGCCTAACAGAGTACCACAGGATTTTCTGGTGAGTGTAGGCTACACAATAATGGGCTCCAGAGATCCAGCAGTAAACCATCACGTGATGCTAGACACAATTCTTACATTGTAGATTTCCTATCTTTTTCCTAAGCGCATCTTCTAATTGATTTCTAATGTTTCTCAGGACTAGTGAATGCTTTTAGAGGTATTCACATCCCATAAACTGATGGCTGGTATATAACATCACTTTATGATCATGGAAGTTCTAACTCTAGGACTACCAGTGATCCTGAGAAAAAAGAGGCTGCGCAGTCCTTCACTGCACAACAGCGTTCCAGCGACCCACTGTGCATGGGAACACTACTATGCAGGGAAAAACACTGAATGTCCCTCAGTACTACATCagcactgtgcccccttcttcTCAGGATTAATGGGGTCACAGAGGTTGGACCCCCAGTGATAATaaagtgatgacatatcctagcgaagtgccatcactttatgaggTGGGAAAACTTCTAACTCTTCCTCATTCCTCCGGTAATCTCTTCCATCTTTCTTCTTCAATCTCTAGTCTAGTCACTTATTTCTATGCAAGTATGATAATGCGTTTTACATTATGTCTATGACTACATCTTCATATACAAGACTCTTATTTGTCGACTAGTTATCTATATTTGTTGGGGCCTacttaatttatttatgttttgtaAGTATCTTGATCTACAATTTGGCAAGTATTGTGTTTTTGAGTTACTAAATAGGCTGCTCATCTTGGCCAAATTTGGAAATAATCATCTGGATGATTTAGGAACGTGGCATGGATTGTGTGTCATGGAAATTTTTGGGAAATAAGATATACCCTTTTTTAAATGCCATGCCCCTTTTATTTAGTAAAAACAATGCAAACCACTTTTTACGTGAAGCAGTGAACCAGGGTTTTCAGTATGAAGCAGTTTTCTGAACACACACTACACTCTACACAGCAAATATTACTTGTGGTCTCCTGGGAATAGATAGACCCCCCAGACCAGTCCCCGCCCCATACACAGACCCTAGAACAGTCCCCTCCCTGTATATTGACCCTAgaccattcccccccccatatacaAACCCAGAATCAGCCCTTCGCTGTATACTGTCTATAAAAAACACTGACCAGTTCCTCCTGTATATAGTACAAAACCTAGACCAGTTCTATTTATATTAAGATCCCAAACCAATCCCACATGTATACAGACCCCATACAAGTTTCCTTCCTGTATACAGACCCAGCCCACTCCCCCCATAAACAGATCTCAGACCagctctcctcatgtacagacatcagaCCATTTCCCTACCTGCATGCAGACTCCCAAACCATTTCCACATATACCGGAATAGTCCATAGTCTCCTCTCTGTATAAAGATCTAATACCCAGCCCCCTTATAGAGAGACCCCTGTATACAGACACTAGACTAGTCTCCTGACTGTATACAGACACCAGATCATGGCCTTCATACATACGCCAAACCAGTCTACCCTGTATATAGACCCCAAACCCATCTCCTACCTGTAtgcaggccccagaccagactctTTCTTATACAAAGCTCAGACCcaagggcggactggccatagatcctaTAGGGAAACTTCcctgtgggccaatgcccagggggccacttcAGTCCTTCTCACAGCTGTCAGCCAGGTAAGTAATGCGTCAACTACTTATGTACCTGGTTGGCAGCCGCAGCTGCCCTTCTGACTCCTGATTCTAACTTTATTGTCATTCTGAAGCAACTTGAGTAAAAAGACAGAATGTGGTAGCTGGCTCTAGCCACCACAGAGAAGCAGCTTCTGGGGACGTATTGTGCTGCTGGAGTATTCATTTGtgatgcactgtagtatttggttctgctggggccgcACTATGGTATTAGGGGCCCCACTTAGTTGTGTTGTCCCGCGTACTTGTGTGGGCCATGCCTTACCTCAATTTGGACGCGCGTacaaaatagggccacttttagtttttttctagggCTACCTTAAATTCCCAGTCCGCTTCTGCTCAGACCAGTCCCCCCACAGAGACCCCAGACAAGtctgtatacagacccctgaTTATACACACATAGTCTACAGTACATCCATGACATATTTAGCATGATTTAtacataaaatatttatatatgctTTACAGAACTTGTAAATCAATACCACAGTATATGGATGATTTGTTTGTCCTCTAAGGACAGCCATGACAGATTAGTGACACAGCTGCTGTCCCCTTAGACTGTGGAATTTCTATGTATTCCTGTGTGATGCAACTTGAGCCTGTCTCCTCTCTCTGCCTTTCATCTCTCTCTCCCCTGTTAGCTTTTTCATGCAGGGGGATGGACAGCAATGTAAAGCTACATCCCATAGAACTGCACAGGAGAGTCAGCACACATAGATATTACAGGAGGCTTATATAATGGCAGCTAGCCACTGTATACACTCCCCTACTATGTAGCAACACTTCTGGTCCTTTATAAGGGTAGACATGATTTCTACAACCGAATCCAGAGATATACAGAGGAGTAAGGGGAGGGGCCTGAGAGCTGCCAGGAGGGGTCTGATgggtgatgatgtcatcctgtagttcacaggaagtcagccacaAGGAGAGACTGAGTTCCTGTTTACACATTAGAGCAAGGAGTCAGACTTGATCACTTGACCAGGTTCCCATAATAAAAAGATTCAACATGTATGGATGCAACTGAGTTGGGGTGTAATAAATTACACTGCTTGAATATTTCTGGTGATTAACtaatacatgtaaaaaaaaaaaaaaaaaattcgggagAGTTAGCGAGTATGCATTTATTGTGCgtgtaaagggaatctgtcaccagctttTTATGCTGTCCTATCTGAGAGCagtataaactagtgacagagatCCTTTTTAAGATTACTGTGTCAATTACTTTTTCTTGTCCAGTCATTTTCTTGAAATTCCTATTGAGCAGCACAAGCCAAGCATTGGAACTCACTCCACGCTATTGCCAAGCTCCGAGCCCTCAAGCTCATGAACTCTCGGGTACCTTCTCCCTTCTCCCCCTGCCGATTATTGATGATTTCTTTCTATAGAAAGCTTAGAAAGAGAGTTGCAAATAATCTGTGGGAGGCATCTGCAGATCACAAATCAGGCCTCTCTGTAAAGAGGTTGTCTGAcctccccgccccccccccccccccccaaaaaaaaaattaagagtgCCTGTTTTAAAGAAAACAACTCACTCAACTATTGAATGCCACTTGAGTCCAATGCCAAGGCCAATGCCAATCCCTGCTCGTTCTGGTACCTGGCAGACCAAAAGTGTGATGACTCATCTGTGGACTGTTGCAGCCATTCATTGACCTAAGCAAGATGTGTTTCTGTGCAGCACGTGGCCACAGAGGCTCAGCTTTCAAAGTTTCCTGGCCTGCTCTAAATTTATGAGGGGTCGGCCAACTgctttaaaaggaatctgtcaccagtttttgctgcctgggtcactttctttaattgaagtTTGGTAAAATCTTGTACTGAACAGCTCCAGCTCTGTACATTGTTCATGTCCATGTTTACTTGCAGGTAAAGCATCTGGTAGAGGAGCCACTTTTCAGACACTATGATCGTCTCCTTTTAAAGTCAAGCTTGGATTTAATGGCCGATGTCATTTACTGTCCACGTCTAAGCTGTCAGACACCAGTCTTGCAGGAGCCAGATGGTAAAATGGGCATTTGCTCAGTCTGCCAATATGCATTTTGTGTCTATTGCAAAAAGGCTTTCCATGGACTCTCCCCTTGCATAGTAAATGCAGGTATGTTCAATAGCTTGTTTGTGTAGTACAATCATAATGGTAAATTCTAAAGTCATGtttcagctgttctgcagtagctccagcacCACAACCTGACGCTGAAACGTCACAGATCTGTCCATTTCTGTAGTAAATGGAACTGGTTActgcaatactgctcctattgaagtgaattggaGGATCTGAGCAGTTCTGTAGTAAACTGGTCCTGTCCGCTAGAGAAATGTTTAGTTTAGCTCCTTACTTCTGGTAGAACAGATAATCAATGGGGATGTGGGTTGTTggaaccctgctgatcagatattgatggcctatcccgaggataggccatcaatattaaacgcACTGAAAAATTCTCTTTAACTGAACAGTATAGTTATTTCtgtaaattatacatttacttgtAGTTATATGCTAATAGTTGCAATATATAAATTAATTCAATGCTGTATTATAtatcaaaacagaattttacctATAACTCTGCCATACACCTTACTAAACAGACCTATTTCACCTCTCATCATTCTTAAATGACCTCTGTGCTGAAGATCTGACAACTTGCTTCAAAGATAAAATTGAAAACAAAATGATCTCCCAAAAGTTTTGCAGTTTTTCATGCAgtcttttgagccaaagccagaaatggGCTGGAAAGGAATGAGATATACAGTATAATGGAAAGACTTCTTGCTGGATCTACTTctgcatttatttaaaaaaagcccaTGTGTGAAAGTCCACATTGCATTAGTGAATACCTACTGTTGGGGAAATTTTagtaggatgtgtatttaatgtattgtgtattgtcatcatgtaaaccattggagtggatatcttcccgtgtatgtcctgtcacagctgctgggcgcagaggtctccgttggcgaatggtccatgtgctaagcactgggctgtgggccgggggagactgatgtgttcagcagagcagtgttttgttggctgatgtatggacgcaggctagggcccccgcgcaagacgcagatttattggcttggcgtggatgcatttgttaagagaacaatataacgaaaggaacgtgcgtttgttgtctctagtgcgcctgatcagccgctggagataatgacgttgtcctgtaaataaacatgcatgaggaccatagtaactttatctggcattgatcactgagcaaggctagaTAAAAttaactccagtggtaatggtagattattgcatacatgtgtttgttggctagggtattctaaatgatggtgtcttgtcttcctatgtcatcacttcctgtatatcatcacttcctgtgtgtcatcacttcctgtgtaTCATCACTTCCTGTGTGTCATTACTTCCTGCATACTTgttatgggccagccccttttacaccttttgtgagtaaagtGAACAGACTGAGCAGGGCGGGGCAGTTGCTCAGCAGAAATTAACATGAGAACACCTTtggctgactgcggttgagatttttacctttccttacacaaagacattggagagcagattacaactattaatatttctacaacactaCACATCATGTATACACTCACATGtgttcatacagaaaaaatattttggattttttctcCTAAAAGCATTGCTACCAGGGGAAAATACAGTGTATTAGTGTATTAGATATCATAAATATATATGGTGTGTGCACAATGATTGGTCACATGTACAACCCAAGTGTAACAAAATCCCTGTGTACGTTATGCTATTATCAGTGTTTGGATTTCTAAGTATCAAAAAATGTCAGGTTAAGCAAGAAGCAGACATCTGATCACTAATATTCCAATGTGCTGTACCGCAGCAGGGGCATGAGGGCAACATTGTGCCTTCCAGTCCTCAGGGATGACTACTGCTGACAGAAGACCAATTCAGACATAAAACAataagaactgtatactgaagtaTACAGTATACTGAAACTGACTAAATAAGTAATCAAACAATGGTATTGTTACAGGCCTATATTGGTGAACAGAAGTGTGTCATTTAGATCAATCCGTTGATGTTATGGTAGTAAATATCAATAGTAAATATACTAAAatataggtcattagtattaaacACTGTGACAACCGGTTTAAACATATgccttgtttttgtttgttttttgtctccCAGCAAGACTTGCTGAATTGGTTAAAGAGTATCTGGCTGCTGACTGGAAAAAAAAGACGGAACTCAGGAAGATATATGGGCAGCTCAAAAAGCCAATTGAGGAGCTAAAGAGTAAGGAGTGGCTAGGGGAGAACTCTAAGCCCTGTCCTAGTTGTAAAGCTCCGATTGAGGTAAAATATCAAAGAAAGTAGTAGAGAACCTTCTACCTCTTATGGCATTTCTTTATTGCATAGATATGTTTGTTTTAATGGGCTGGTTCCACTACTCAAAATCTGAGAGAACAGATGCACACCTCTCAACTTTCCCAGATCCAGGGGGACAGTCTTCACTATCCATATGGAGCcatcagctccctgcttcacAATTCACACAGCCGATGCCCTCCCGGCAAGACATGATGTGGTGACCTCATCATGCCTTCAGTGTTGAATAAGAGATCACAGGCTGCGGAATAATGATCATCATGCCAGCCTGTGCGTTCTTGTTCTCATCTCTTTGCGCCTGCTGCTAGGGAGAAGATGTCCAATCGCCAGGGGAACAGTGCTAGATGAgtgttatttctttattttattaacaGTACAGGcttcactactgtatgggggcactaaaggggcacatctactgtgtgggggcaataaaGGGACATAACTATCAAATGGACTGGGTAGGATTGAGCATGTATAAATAGACATTGGAAGGAGCTAGAGGCATGGCTTAGcattaaaaacatacttttcagCTTCCCATTACATTCAGGagggtagctatagggggtgcagaggtagaagttgctaccgggcccaggagcctgagggggcccaaagacctttgtgccacataagaagacaccagtattatagaaagaacATGTTGGTCAAGTTATACCTCTGGCTGCAGGAAaggagttaggtcaagaatttggcataggcaacagtttacccacagatgttagacttaccagcctatagtttctgggttctgtttttgactccattttaaatATTGGAACCACATTTGCTAAGTGCCAATCTTGTGGAACAGaccctgtcattatagagtccttaaatatcagaaataagggttttTCTATTACATTACTTCTCTTAGGATGCATTATGGTGTGTGTCAccttggtgatttgtctattttaaagggtttctatcaccagaattactgttatgtagctgactgacattagcgatgcaccCATgttagcactacataacagtatgtttctaacgttagcccctgcagccgtttttgttaaaaaagcacttttattatatgctaatgagcctctaggtgctatgtgggcgtaaaatcagcacctagaggctccgtccactcaccctgtattccacccaggtccagtgttgtgcccaccgttttttagcacagtttttattttatttttttgacagtgttcatctgagggcctTTGttataggatatttttatagagcaggtcgttacggacgtggcgatacctaatatgtatactttcttttatttttttaagctttacacaataatatcatttttgaaacaaaaaaatcaagttatagtgtctccatagtctgagacccatatttttttttattttttgggccattatctcatgtaggggctcattttttgcgggatgaggtgacggtttgattggtactattttggcgtacatgcgactttttttatcacttttattaccttttttgggaagtaaggtgggcaaaatctatatttcctcatagttttaatttttatttatttttatggcgttcaccgtgcggggaaagtaacatgacagttttatagatcaggtcgctacggatgcggcgatacctaatacgtgtagtgcaattttttttatacatcttTACTttcttttcactttctttttacattttcttgagccagacccacttggttcttgaagatccagtgggtctgatgtctgtataatatagtacagtacactatatagtgtattgtactgtattttacttacactttgtctgaacatatCTCTGCCTTTAGcgcagatctgttcagcaccatagaCACATAGACaacaggatgcctgagaaggcttcctgttgccatgggaaccttccccgtccgccacaactgagcagacggggaaggaggagggctccctccctctgtgaccccatcctgtctgggggctgcaaaggcacagcagccccccgatgggagagggagctccctgactgttaacctttcccatacagcggtctgtacggaccgcggtatggaaagggttaaacggctgacatcgcagcacagatgtcagccgtttataccagagtgtcagcaatgtgctggcactctggtatacccactggacaccaatgaatattcaagaggaggcgggcgggggatcgcgatcccgcccgCCACACCGCCCCTGCAccggcataaaatcattcaggggtgcaggggggggtgaaaaatctttattttgggcattttaaagtttgtgATCCCAATCAGAAACTGcggaaagcgctgcaaaccgcaggtctgaattgacctgcggtttgcagcgatcgccgatagagggggtcacaggaccccccctcggcATTCACCCaaagtgcctggctgtgtgtaacagccggggtCTCAGCGCTGTCAACATGTCTGCAGACatagtgacagtttaatgccatgacgtgtatactcgtcatgaagcgctaagtagcagtgctctatgacgagtatactcatcataggttgggaaggggttaaaggggtcctGCAgtgcttctcactgtttactgcaggcccagtgacgtcactgggcctgtggtaaacagcgagaaggctgcggcgctactgccatagccactgccttctcaaacagctgatcggcgggggtcccgggtgtctaaaccccgccgatcagatgctgatgatttatccagaggatagatcatcagtttaaaaaaactgca
The Bufo gargarizans isolate SCDJY-AF-19 chromosome 2, ASM1485885v1, whole genome shotgun sequence genome window above contains:
- the LOC122928228 gene encoding E3 ubiquitin-protein ligase RNF14-like — encoded protein: MSTENQEGQEDELLALTSIYSEDEFKRTDAAPGGEIQLCLELPSEFVISIKSNSATNSSADNFEDTVSFLPPIVLNFELPPGYPSTTPPNFTLSCKWLSPAQLTLLCQHLDDLWEENWGCVVLFAWIQFLKEETLDYLNIKSPYEIDLCSDGLQSCIQSEKTCADGVLLDKRAIQDVQSVPALVKYILDFNEAQQKKAFDSKPYLCNICFMEKLGSECTHFKDCQHVYCNCCLKDYFEIQIKDGQVHALNCPELKCTSVATPAQVKHLVEEPLFRHYDRLLLKSSLDLMADVIYCPRLSCQTPVLQEPDGKMGICSVCQYAFCVYCKKAFHGLSPCIVNAARLAELVKEYLAADWKKKTELRKIYGQLKKPIEELKSKEWLGENSKPCPSCKAPIEKLDGCNKINCIECKQNFCWLCLTVLPQENPYDHFGKGCRM